In Buteo buteo unplaced genomic scaffold, bButBut1.hap1.1 HAP1_SCAFFOLD_103, whole genome shotgun sequence, one genomic interval encodes:
- the LOC142027998 gene encoding T-cell activation Rho GTPase-activating protein-like — protein MGLPWPFAHRRTLAAAQAPGQVGSGCSRALFGQPLAALCGEDGSLPRPIQEMLAVLHKEGPSTEGIFRRAAGRTEFRELREALDHGADVDLGSQPALLLAVILKDFLRSIPAKLLVTDLYEDWMAAMQKSGKEEKVEELKAVAKKLPGANLVLLKRLLALLQHIGHNASSSRMTASNLAICLGPNLLSPPNEDVLPLEAMLAVTEKVNVLVAFLIENCGDIFVEEMAGRSCPSAGESAAPMDRATGAVSLLRAEAL, from the exons atggggctgccctggccctttgctcatcgGAGGACCctggccgctgcccaggcgccagggcaggtgggctccggctgcagcagggcgctctttggccagcccctggcagccctctgcggggaggacggctccctgccccggcccatccag gagatgctggctgtcctgcacaagGAAGGACCGTCGACAGAAGGGATATTCCGAAGAGCTGCCGGCAGGACAGAGTTTCGTgagctgcgggaggccctggaccACGGTGCGGATgtcgacctgggcagccagcctgcgctgctgctggccgtcatcttgaag gacttcctccgaagcatccccgccaagctcctcgtgacagacctctacgaggactggatggcagcgatgcagaagagcggcaaggaggagaaggttgaagagctgaaagc ggtggccaagaagttgcctggagccaatCTCGTCCTCCTCAAGcggctgctggccctcctccagcacatcggccacaacgcctccagcagcagaatgaccgccagcaacctggccatctgccttgggccaaatcTGCTGAGCCCACCTAACGAGGACGTGCTCCCCCTCgaggccatgctggcggtgactgagaag gtgaacgtgctggTGGCGTTTCTCATTGAAAACTGCGGTGACATCTttgtggaggagatggctggccgctcctgtccatcagccgGGGAGTCGGCAGCCCCCATGgacagagccacag GTGCCGTTTCCCTGTTACGGGCTGAAGCCCTGTGA